The Castanea sativa cultivar Marrone di Chiusa Pesio chromosome 11, ASM4071231v1 genome contains a region encoding:
- the LOC142616351 gene encoding uncharacterized protein LOC142616351: MGITNKLFQALQNQSQDILNVMHLVSSTKKLIQQFRDEKWNDLLATVISFCKERGIDVPDMNACYVARFGQARHQQEDFRNEHYYKVDIFNAGIDSQLQELNHLFSEHAIELLTLSTALNPREAYESFRVSDIYSLIDNFYPIDCTDDEKNDLKKELNLYKYDVVQHSGFKNLKNISELCQWMVRTRKS, translated from the coding sequence ATGGGGATCACTAATAAACTTTTTCAAGCTTTGCAAAACCAATCGCAAGACATTTTAAATGTTATGCATTTAGTTTCATCCACTAAAAAACTTATCCAACAATTTAGAGATGAGAAATGGAATGACTTATTAGCTACTGTGATATCATTTTGTAAGGAACGTGGTATAGATGTCCCTGATATGAATGCTTGTTATGTTGCAAGATTTGGTCAAGCTCGTCATCAACAAGAGGACTTTAGAAATGAGCATTATTATAAAGTAGATATTTTTAATGCAGGAATAGATTCTCAATTGCAAGAGCTAAATCATCTGTTTAGTGAGCACGCCATAGAGTTACTTACGCTTAGCACAGCTCTAAACCCTCGAGAGGCATATGAATCTTTTCGAGTCAGTGATATTTATTCATTGATAGATAATTTTTATCCAATAGACTGCACAgatgatgaaaaaaatgatttgaaaaagGAACTTAATCTTTATAAGTATGATGTAGTTCAGCATTCAGGgttcaagaatttgaaaaatatttctgaATTATGCCAATGGATGGTGAGAACTAGAAAATCATAA
- the LOC142616350 gene encoding uncharacterized protein LOC142616350 yields MGKDLNSTHRFAHKACQDLMNQSQHIDTVVGNFTSEQIANNRLILKASIDAVRHLALQAISFRDIQNIRGQGYDGASNMQVINNICASCKRIEQLKIARASNIAYLIDIEELETRKGLNQMVTLQRPGDTR; encoded by the exons ATGGGGAAAGATTTGAACTCCACTCATAGATTTGCCCATAAAGCATGTCAAGATTTGATGAACCAGTCTCAACACATAGACACAGTAGTAGGCAATTTTACTTCAGAACAAATTGCAAATAATCGACTAATATTGAAGGCTTCAATTGATGCTGTTCGACATCTTGCCTTGCAAGCTATTTCTTTTAGAG ATATCCAAAACATTCGGGGGCAAGGATATGATGGTGCAAGCAACATGCAAG TTATCAATAATATCTGTGCTTCATGCAAACGTATTGAGCAATTAAAAATTGCTAGAGCTTCTAACATTGcatatttgattgatattgaaGAGCTTGAGACTAGGAAAGGACTTAATCAGATGGTCACTTTACAACGACCTGGAGATACTCGTTAG